One Halobaculum sp. CBA1158 DNA segment encodes these proteins:
- the tuf gene encoding translation elongation factor EF-1 subunit alpha: MSDKPHQNLAIIGHVDHGKSTLVGRLLFETGSVPEHVIEQHREEAEEKGKGGFEFAYVMDNLAEERERGVTIDIAHQEFDTDEYYFTIVDCPGHRDFVKNMITGASQADNAVLVVAADDGVAPQTREHVFLARTLGINELIIGINKMDLVDYDEGKYKEVVSEVEELLKQVRFGTEDASFIPISAFEGDNVSEASENTPWYDGEVLLEALNNLPETEPPTDAPLRLPIQDVYTISGIGTVPVGRIETGEMRPGDNVSFQPSDAGGEVKTVEMHHEEVDYAGPGDNVGFNVRGVGKDDIRRGDVCGPADDPPTVAETFQAQVVVMQHPSVITAGYTPVFHAHTAQVACTIESLDQKLDPSSGEVAEENPDFIKSGDAAIVTVRPQKPLSIEPSSEIPELGSFAVRDMGQTIAAGKVLSVDER, encoded by the coding sequence GTCCCCGAGCACGTGATCGAACAGCACCGAGAGGAAGCCGAAGAGAAGGGCAAGGGCGGATTCGAGTTCGCCTACGTCATGGACAACCTGGCCGAGGAGCGCGAGCGCGGTGTCACCATCGACATCGCCCACCAGGAGTTCGACACCGACGAGTACTACTTCACTATCGTCGACTGCCCGGGCCACCGTGACTTCGTGAAGAACATGATCACGGGCGCTTCCCAGGCCGACAACGCGGTACTGGTCGTCGCCGCCGACGACGGCGTCGCGCCCCAGACCCGCGAGCACGTCTTCCTGGCGCGCACGCTCGGCATCAACGAGCTGATCATCGGGATCAACAAGATGGACCTCGTCGACTACGACGAGGGCAAGTACAAGGAGGTCGTCTCGGAGGTCGAGGAGCTGCTCAAGCAGGTCCGCTTCGGCACCGAGGACGCCAGCTTCATCCCGATCTCGGCGTTCGAGGGCGACAACGTCTCCGAGGCCTCGGAGAACACGCCGTGGTACGACGGCGAGGTCCTCCTGGAAGCGCTCAACAACCTGCCGGAGACGGAGCCGCCGACGGACGCGCCGCTTCGGCTGCCGATCCAGGACGTGTACACCATCTCGGGCATCGGGACCGTCCCCGTCGGCCGTATCGAGACCGGCGAGATGCGCCCCGGCGACAACGTCTCCTTCCAGCCCTCGGACGCGGGCGGCGAGGTGAAGACGGTCGAGATGCACCACGAGGAGGTCGACTACGCGGGCCCCGGCGACAACGTCGGATTCAACGTCCGCGGCGTCGGCAAGGACGACATCCGCCGCGGCGACGTCTGCGGTCCCGCCGACGACCCGCCGACGGTCGCCGAGACGTTCCAGGCGCAGGTCGTCGTCATGCAGCACCCGTCGGTCATCACGGCCGGCTACACGCCCGTCTTCCACGCCCACACGGCGCAGGTCGCGTGTACGATCGAGTCCCTCGACCAGAAGCTCGACCCGTCCTCGGGCGAGGTTGCCGAGGAGAACCCGGACTTCATCAAGTCCGGCGACGCGGCCATCGTGACGGTGCGTCCGCAGAAGCCCCTCAGCATCGAGCCGTCCAGCGAGATCCCGGAACTGGGTTCCTTCGCGGTTCGCGACATGGGTCAGACCATCGCGGCCGGCAAGGTGCTCTCCGTCGACGAGCGCTAA
- the rpsJ gene encoding 30S ribosomal protein S10: MPGQQARVRLAGTSPDDLDDICDDVREIADKTGVALSGPIPLPTKTLEVPSRKSPDGEGTATWEHWEMRVHKRLIDIDADERALRQLMRIQVPNDVSIEIVLED; this comes from the coding sequence ATGCCCGGGCAACAAGCGCGCGTCCGACTCGCGGGCACGAGCCCCGACGACCTGGACGACATCTGCGACGACGTCCGCGAGATCGCGGACAAGACCGGGGTGGCCCTCTCGGGCCCCATCCCGCTCCCGACGAAGACGCTGGAGGTCCCGTCGCGAAAGTCCCCCGACGGCGAGGGGACGGCGACGTGGGAGCACTGGGAGATGCGCGTCCACAAGCGGCTGATCGACATCGACGCCGACGAACGCGCGCTCCGGCAGCTCATGCGGATCCAGGTCCCGAACGACGTCTCCATCGAGATCGTCCTCGAGGACTGA
- a CDS encoding rhomboid family intramembrane serine protease has translation MTLRSIAGRDAVRPVAETLTAMAVASVAFRVVDAVAAPLAAALFVLSTPTLAPWTLATSVYAHAGVGHLFGNAVLVVVAGVPIAAGTTRARFHAFVLATGALAGVAQVWIGGLLAPATVGVLGTSGAAFALAGYVAAANPAAGAAGRLIERLGASPRAVVFVVALLALAVTLAFSPPGSALVAHFVGLTLGIAAGSVRLLRV, from the coding sequence GTGACCCTCCGATCGATCGCCGGCCGCGACGCGGTTCGCCCGGTCGCGGAGACGCTCACCGCGATGGCGGTCGCCTCCGTGGCGTTCCGGGTCGTCGACGCGGTCGCGGCCCCGCTGGCCGCGGCCCTGTTCGTGCTCTCGACGCCGACGCTCGCGCCGTGGACGCTCGCGACGAGCGTCTACGCCCACGCGGGGGTCGGTCACCTGTTCGGCAACGCCGTACTCGTCGTCGTTGCCGGGGTCCCGATCGCCGCCGGAACGACCAGGGCGCGCTTTCACGCGTTCGTGCTCGCCACGGGTGCGCTCGCGGGGGTGGCGCAGGTCTGGATCGGCGGCCTGCTCGCACCGGCGACAGTCGGCGTTCTCGGAACCAGCGGAGCGGCGTTCGCGCTCGCGGGCTACGTCGCCGCCGCCAATCCCGCCGCCGGCGCGGCGGGACGGCTGATCGAGCGACTGGGCGCGTCGCCGCGGGCGGTCGTGTTCGTCGTCGCGCTCCTCGCGCTCGCGGTCACGCTGGCGTTCAGCCCGCCCGGGAGCGCGCTGGTGGCGCACTTCGTCGGGCTAACCCTCGGGATCGCGGCCGGCTCCGTGCGACTGCTTCGTGTGTGA
- a CDS encoding HAD family hydrolase, translating to MEYDAVVFDMDGVLVERSPSWVFDDAAERTLAEADIDDPTAREFRVVRTLEGGLAAAREHFASTYGIRFDDLWHRRNELVTENQVTAMTDGEKALYDDARALLDLPTARGIVSNNQHSAIERVLDRFGLDDRFDTYYGLRPGVEDVGAEKPGTRYMNRALADLTPDRAVYVGDRPSDVAAAHNVGIDAAFVRREFNTDDELEPEPAFDVDSLHELRETLVSGT from the coding sequence ATGGAGTACGACGCCGTCGTGTTCGACATGGACGGGGTGTTGGTGGAGCGGTCGCCGTCGTGGGTGTTCGACGACGCGGCCGAGCGGACGCTGGCGGAGGCGGACATCGACGACCCGACCGCCCGAGAGTTCCGCGTCGTTCGAACGTTGGAGGGCGGGCTCGCGGCCGCCCGGGAGCACTTCGCGTCGACATACGGGATCCGCTTCGACGACCTGTGGCACCGCCGAAACGAGCTCGTCACGGAGAACCAGGTGACTGCGATGACGGACGGCGAGAAGGCGCTGTACGACGACGCGCGCGCCCTCCTCGACCTCCCGACGGCCCGCGGTATCGTGAGCAACAACCAGCACAGCGCCATCGAACGCGTGCTCGACCGGTTCGGGCTCGACGACCGCTTCGACACCTACTACGGCCTCCGACCGGGCGTCGAGGACGTCGGCGCTGAGAAGCCGGGGACGCGGTACATGAACCGGGCGCTCGCGGACCTGACGCCCGACCGGGCGGTGTACGTCGGGGACCGACCCTCGGACGTGGCCGCCGCGCACAACGTCGGCATCGACGCCGCGTTCGTTCGCCGGGAGTTCAACACCGACGACGAACTCGAACCCGAACCGGCGTTCGACGTCGACTCGCTTCACGAACTGCGCGAGACGCTCGTCTCCGGGACGTAG